TATCCCAAGCTCGCGCTGGATCCTCTTTATCTCTCCTCTCAGGCGTTCCCTTATCTTGGCGTCGAGGTTGCTGAGCGGCTCGTCGAGGAGCAGAACCTCCGGTTCAACCACCAAGGCCCTCGCCAGCGCGACCCTCTGCTGCTGGCCGCCGCTGAGCTGCTCTGGATAGCGGTTCTCAAAGCCGGTCAGACCCACAAGCTCAAGGGCCCACCTGACTTTCCTCTCTATCTCCGGCTTTGGCAGTCTCTTCATCTCAAGCCCGAAGGCGATGTTCTTGAAGACGGTCATGTGCGGGAAGAGGGCGTAGTCCTGGAACACTATCCCAATCCCGCGCTCGTAGGGGGGTAAATCGTTCACCGGCTTTCCGTCGAAGAGTATCTCGCCCCGGTCGGGTCTCTCAAAGCCCGCTATCATCCTCAGCGTCGTGGTCTTCCCGCAGCCGCTCGGCCCGAGTAGCGTGAGGAACTCGCCGTCCTTGACCTTCAACTCGCCTATTTCCAGCTTAAAGTCGTCCCACTTCTTGATAACGCCCCTCAGCTCGACCCTCACCATACCTCCTCACCTATCCTCTCTATCACCAGGAAGCTCAGCGTTGAAATCGCCATCAGGAGAACCGAGAGTGCAGAGGCGCTCCCGAACTGCCTTGCCCCGAGGAACTTGTATATTGCCACAGCCATAGTCGTGTACTCCGGCTTCGCCAGCATGTAGGTCGCTCCCAGCTCCGCTATACTCATGGCGAAGGCGAAGATCGCCCCCACTATCACGCCGCCGATGGCCAGTGGCAGCTCCACTTTCAGGAAAGCCTTCCACTCCCTCGCCCCCAGACTGAGCGCCGCCTCGAAGAGGTTCGGCCTTATCTTCTTGAGGCTCGTAGAAACGGCCCTCAGGACGAAGGGGTAGGCTATGACGGTGTGCGCCGCTATTACGATCCACATAGTGTAGTAGAGCGGTGTGGCGTGGAATACCCTGATGTAACCGAGGCCCAGCGTTATCGCCGAACTCGCGAGCGGGAGCATCGCTAAGACGTCGAAGAGCCTCTTTCCCCTGAAGTTCCAGCGGTGGAGGGCGTAGGCTATGGGCAGGGCCACGAGGACCGAGAGAAACACCGTGGCGAGGCCGAAGGTCAGGGAGTTCCTCACCGCCCCCAGCGTCGTCGCCCCGAACATCGGATTGTACTCGGCAGAGAATACCCTCCTGTACCATTCGAGGCTCCACTGGCCGTTGAAGTGGAGCGAGTCGTAGATAACCGCCAGAAGCGGAGAAACGATGAAGATGAAGACTATGAAAGAGTAAACCGCTATTGCAAGCCCCCTGAGGCTCAGCCAGTCCCTTTTTGTGAAGGGAACCGGCTTCCTGAAGACCCTCTGCTCCTCCCTCTTGGCGTAGGCGTCGAGGGAGCGGAGATAAATATACATGAAGACCACGCTCAGGGTTATCTGGATTATCGCCAGGGCAGAGCCGGTCTTGAAGTCGAGGAGCGTCATTATAGAGGTGAAGATGTCGACTTCGATGGTGGCGTACTGGTAACCGCCGATGATGAGGGGTATGGAGAAGCTCAGGAAGCAGAAGACGAAGGTGAGCATCGCGGAGGCAAATATCGCCGGGGAGAGCATGGGCAGCGTTACGCGCCAGAAGAGCTTCCAGCCCCTCGCTCCAAGGGCCATCGCGGCCTCTTCGTAGTGTGGGTTGATGCGCTGCCAGAGCGACGAGACCATCCTGATGACGATGGGAAAGTTGTAGAACGCGTGGGCTAGGAGTATGCCCTTCCAGGAGTAGAGTATTCCGAGATCACGCCCGATTAGCCCAGTCACAAACCCGTTCTTCCCGAAGAGCAGGATGTATCCGAGGGCAACCATAACGCTCGGCATCACGAAGGGAACCGTCAGAACGGCCTTTACCGCCCTCTTCCCGGGAAAATCGTACTTGGCGAAGATGTACGCCCCGGGGAGCCCGAAAGCTAGGGTCAGGAGCGTCGAGGCTATCGCCTGCCCGACCGTGAATAGGATGACGCGCCTGTGATAGTCGTTCGCGAGAACAGAGCTGATGTACCTGAGCGTGGGGCCGTTGTCCCACAGCCCCATGTAGATAATGCTGACTAGGGGGATGTAGAAAAAGACCATCAGGAAAGCCAGCGGAATGAGGAGCACAAGCTGGGTGGGCCTTATCCTCATGCCAACAACTCGGTTTTCGTTCTTTATAAGGGTTGATTGGACAAAATTGTTAAGCTTTGCTGAGAAGTATCCCCGGTGGTAGCATGAAGGCCCCCGAACTTGGGATAAAAATTGGGATTCATGAGCACGGAAAGAGGAACTCCATAGCGGACCTGGGCGTCAGAGTTGGGCACAAGACGCTCATCGAGGGTGAAAACATCAGGACTGGCGTCACAGTCCTTTTACCGCCCGTGAAAAACCCCTACCGGGAGAGACTTTTTGCCTCAACCTTCGTCATGAACGGCTTTTCCAAGCCGATAGGCTTCGTCCAGGTAAATGAGCTCGGCTACATTGAGACGCCCATCGCTTTAACAAACACGCTGAGCGTCTACACCGTTGCGAGCGCAATGGTCAGGCACATGATCGAGCTGAACCCGGATTTGAAGAGCGTCTCGCCGGTAGTTATGGAGTGCAACGACTCCTACCTGAACGACATTCGGAGGATGGCCGTCCGTGAGGAGCACTACTTCGAGGCCGTTAAGAGAGCCAAACTCGACTTCGAGGAGGGTTCAGTTGGAGCGGGAACCGGAATGAGCGCCTTCGAGTTCAAGGGAGGTGTAGGCTCATCGTCAAGGGTCGTTGAGATTGGCGGGGAAGAATACACGGTAGCTTCCCTCGTCCTGGCGAACTTTGGCAGAAGGGAGGACTTGACCATCGCCGGCGTTCCGGTTGGACTCTGCCTGAAGGACTACCCCGGCAGGGGCACCTCCGGAAAGGGAAGCATCTCCATGGTAGTTGCTACGGATGCGCCCCTTACAGCGAGGCAGTTGAAGAGGCTCGCAAAGAGGGCCGTTGTAGGATTGGCGAGAACCGGCGGCTACGCCTACCACGGGAGCGGCGACGTTGTTTTAGCATTCTCTACCGCCCAGACGGTTCCAATGGGGAAGGAACCCGAACTCGTGAGCTTCCTACCCGACAACTCCCTCAGCAGGCTCTTCAGAGCTACCGCCGAGGCGACGGAAGAGGCGATAATCAACGCTCTCCTGCAGGCGAAAACAGTTGAAGGCAACGGGCACGTGAGGTATGCACTGCCCGTGGAAAAAGTGCTAGAAATTCTGGAAAGGCACGGGATGATTGAGCGTCCGTAGGTCATTCGACTCTTTTTTACCATGGTTTT
The sequence above is drawn from the Thermococcus pacificus genome and encodes:
- a CDS encoding ABC transporter ATP-binding protein; translation: MVRVELRGVIKKWDDFKLEIGELKVKDGEFLTLLGPSGCGKTTTLRMIAGFERPDRGEILFDGKPVNDLPPYERGIGIVFQDYALFPHMTVFKNIAFGLEMKRLPKPEIERKVRWALELVGLTGFENRYPEQLSGGQQQRVALARALVVEPEVLLLDEPLSNLDAKIRERLRGEIKRIQRELGITTIYVTHDQEEAMAVSDRIAVMNVGRVEQVGKPLELYYRPKTEFVARFLGLSNILELEAENGRACLNGLCFDVAGEGKVRVFFRPESVYIKSGDTAEVIDYELLPGRIRLKLGIEGEVILAERFLEELPFSVEEMPERVGIEVRSFSVLD
- a CDS encoding ABC transporter permease, encoding MRIRPTQLVLLIPLAFLMVFFYIPLVSIIYMGLWDNGPTLRYISSVLANDYHRRVILFTVGQAIASTLLTLAFGLPGAYIFAKYDFPGKRAVKAVLTVPFVMPSVMVALGYILLFGKNGFVTGLIGRDLGILYSWKGILLAHAFYNFPIVIRMVSSLWQRINPHYEEAAMALGARGWKLFWRVTLPMLSPAIFASAMLTFVFCFLSFSIPLIIGGYQYATIEVDIFTSIMTLLDFKTGSALAIIQITLSVVFMYIYLRSLDAYAKREEQRVFRKPVPFTKRDWLSLRGLAIAVYSFIVFIFIVSPLLAVIYDSLHFNGQWSLEWYRRVFSAEYNPMFGATTLGAVRNSLTFGLATVFLSVLVALPIAYALHRWNFRGKRLFDVLAMLPLASSAITLGLGYIRVFHATPLYYTMWIVIAAHTVIAYPFVLRAVSTSLKKIRPNLFEAALSLGAREWKAFLKVELPLAIGGVIVGAIFAFAMSIAELGATYMLAKPEYTTMAVAIYKFLGARQFGSASALSVLLMAISTLSFLVIERIGEEVW
- a CDS encoding DmpA family aminopeptidase is translated as MKAPELGIKIGIHEHGKRNSIADLGVRVGHKTLIEGENIRTGVTVLLPPVKNPYRERLFASTFVMNGFSKPIGFVQVNELGYIETPIALTNTLSVYTVASAMVRHMIELNPDLKSVSPVVMECNDSYLNDIRRMAVREEHYFEAVKRAKLDFEEGSVGAGTGMSAFEFKGGVGSSSRVVEIGGEEYTVASLVLANFGRREDLTIAGVPVGLCLKDYPGRGTSGKGSISMVVATDAPLTARQLKRLAKRAVVGLARTGGYAYHGSGDVVLAFSTAQTVPMGKEPELVSFLPDNSLSRLFRATAEATEEAIINALLQAKTVEGNGHVRYALPVEKVLEILERHGMIERP